One segment of Carassius auratus strain Wakin chromosome 2, ASM336829v1, whole genome shotgun sequence DNA contains the following:
- the LOC113116612 gene encoding myosin-7 isoform X1 yields MADAQMAEFGAAAPYLRKSDRERLEAQTRPFDMKKECFVPDPDEEYVKASIIGHEGDKVTVMTERKKTVAVKEADIHPQNPPKFDKIEDMAMFTFLHEPAVLFNLKERYAAWMIYTYSGLFCVTVNPYKWLPVYNQEVVVAYRGKKRSEAPPHIFSISDNAYQYMLTDRENQSILITGESGAGKTVNTKRVIQYFASIAAGGSAKKDGSEKKGTLEDQIIQANPALEAFGNAKTIRNDNSSRFGKFIRIHFAASGKLASADIETYLLEKSRVTFQLKAERDYHIFYQILSQRKPELLEMLLITNNPYDYAFISQGETTVASIDDGEELVATDEAFDVLGFTQEEKNGIYKLTGAIMHYGNLKFKQKQREEQAEADGTEDADKVAYLMGLNSADLIKGLCHPRVKVGNEWVTKGQNVQQVYYAVGALSKSVYEKMFLWMVVRINQSLDTKQPRQYFIGVLDIAGFEIFDFNTFEQLCINFTNEKLQQFFNHHMFVLEQEEYKKEGIEWEFIDFGMDLQACIDLIEKPMGIMSILEEECMFPKASDATFKAKLYDNHLGKSNNFQKPRAIKGKPESHFSLIHYAGTVDYNINNWLVKNKDPLNETVVGLFQKSTLKLLSMLFANYAGTESAQENSKGGKGGGSKKKGSSFQTVSALHRENLNKLMTNLRSTHPHFVRCIIPNETKTPGAMENPLVMHQLRCNGVLEGIRICRKGFPNRILYGDFKQRYRILNPAAIPEGQFIDSRKGAEKLLGSLDIDHNQYKFGHTKVFFKAGLLGQLEEMRDDRLSLIISGIQARSRGLLARVEFQKIVERRDALLVIQWNVRAFMGVKNWPWMKLFFKIKPLLKSAEAEKEMANMKDEFAKLKEAYAKSEARRKELEEKMVSLLQEKNDLQLQVQAEQDNLCDAEERCDQLIKNKIQLEAKAKELTERLEDEEEMNAELTAKKRKLEDECSELKKDIDDLELTLAKVEKEKHATENKVKNLTEEMAALDDIIAKLTKEKKALQEAHQQTLDDLQSEEDKVNTLTKAKAKLEQQVDDLEGSLEQEKKVRMDLERAKRKLEGDLKLTQESLMDLENDKQQLDERLKKKDFEISQLNGKIEDEQIISIQLQKKLKELQARIEELEEELEAERAARAKVEKQRADLARELEEISERLEEAGGATAAQIEMNKKREAEFQKLRRDLEEATLQHEATAATLRKKQADSVADLGEQIDNLQRVKQKLEKEKSELRLELDDVVSSMEHVVKMKVNLEKTCRSLEDQMIEYRTKYEEGQRCINDFTMQKSKLQSENGELARQLEEKESLVSQLTRSKMSYTQQTEDLKRQLEEETKAKNALAHAVQSARHDTDLLREQYEEEQEAKAELQRSMSKANSEVAQWRTKYETDAIQRTEELEEAKKKLAQRLQEAEEAVEAVNAKCSSLEKTKHRLQNEIEDLMADLERSNAAAAALDKKQRNFDKVLAEWKQKYEESQAELEGSQKEARCLSTELFKLKNSYEESLDHLETMKRENKNLQEEISDITEQLGEGGKSIHELEKMRKQLEQEKSEIQSALEEAEASLEHEEGKILRAQLEFNQTKADIERKLAEKDEEMEQSKRNLQRTIDTLQSSLESETRSRNEALRIKKKMEGDLNEMEIQLSQANRQAAEAQKQLKSVQAHLKDAQLQLDDSLRTNEDLKENTAIVERRNNLLQAELEELRAALEQTERGRKLAEQELLDISERVQLLHSQNTSLLNQKKKLETDISQLQSEVEEAVQECRNAEEKAKKAITDAAMMAEELKKEQDTSAHLERMKKNMEQTIKDLQHRLDEAEQIAMKGGKKQVQKLEARVRELENEVESEQKKSSEAVKGIRKYERRIKELTYQTEEDRKNLARLQDLVDKLQLKVKAYKRSAEEAEEQANTHISKLRKIQHELDEAEERADIAESQVNKLRAKSRDVGSKKGHDEE; encoded by the exons ATGGCGGACGCTCAGATGGCAGAGTTTGGAGCAGCGGCTCCTTACCTGCGGAAGTCGGATCGAGAACGTTTGGAAGCACAAACTCGTCCGTTTGATATGAAAAAGGAGTGTTTTGTGCCTGATCCAGATGAAGAGTATGTGAAAGCTTCAATCATCGGTCATGAAGGTGACAAAGTCACTGTAATGACTGAGAGAAAAAAG ACTGTCGCTGTAAAAGAAGCTGACATTCATCCCCAAAACCCACCAAAGTTTGATAAAATTGAAGACATGGCAATGTTCACCTTCCTTCATGAGCCAGCTGTGCTGTTCAACCTCAAAGAGCGCTATGCGGCATGGATGATCTAT ACTTACTCAGGGCTGTTCTGTGTCACTGTCAACCCTTACAAGTGGCTGCCGGTGTACAATCAGGAGGTGGTTGTAGCCTACAGAGGGAAGAAGAGGAGTGAAGCTCCTCCCCACATCTTTTCCATCTCTGATAACGCGTACCAGTACATGCTAACAG ACAGGGAAAACCAGTCAATTCTGATCAC TGGAGAATCTGGTGCAGGAAAGACTGTAAACACAAAGAGAGTCATTCAATATTTTGCAAGCATTGCAGCTGGAGGCTCAGCAAAGAAAGATGGGTCAGAAAAAAAG GGAACCCTGGAGGATCAAATCATCCAGGCTAATCCTGCTTTGGAAGCTTTTGGTAACGCAAAGACCATCAGAAATGACAACTCCTCAAGATTT GGAAAATTCATCCGTATTCATTTTGCTGCCAGTGGCAAGCTGGCCTCGGCTGACATTGAGACAT ATCTTCTGGAGAAGTCAAGAGTGACGTTTCAGCTTAAAGCTGAAAGGGACTATCACATTTTCTACCAAATCCTCTCTCAGCGGAAACCTGAGCTGCTGG AGATGCTGCTCATCACCAACAACCCCTATGATTACGCTTTCATCTCTCAAGGAGAAACAACTGTAGCCTCTATTGACGATGGTGAAGAACTAGTTGCGACTGAT GAAGCGTTTGATGTACTAGGCTTTACTCAGGAGGAGAAAAATGGCATCTATAAACTGACTGGAGCCATAATGCACTATGGCAATTTGAAGTTCAAACAAAAGCAGAGGGAGGAGCAAGCAGAAGCTGATGGGACTGAAG ATGCAGACAAAGTTGCGTATCTGATGGGCCTCAACTCTGCTGACCTTATCAAAGGTTTATGCCATCCAAGAGTGAAAGTAGGAAATGAGTGGGTCACCAAAGGGCAAAATGTCCAGCAG GTGTACTACGCTGTTGGTGCACTGTCCAAGTCAGTGTATGAAAAAATGTTCCTTTGGATGGTTGTAAGAATCAATCAGTCTCTGGACACCAAACAACCTCGCCAATACTTCATTGGAGTACTGGACATTGCTGGTTTTGAGATCTTTGAT TTCAACACCTTTGAGCAACTCTGCATTAACTTTACAAATGAGAAACTGCAACAGTTTTTCAACCACCACATGTTTGTGCTGGAACAAGAGGAGTACAAGAAAGAAGGGATTGAATGGGAATTCATTGATTTTGGCATGGACTTACAGGCCTGCATTGATCTCATTGAGAAA CCTATGGGCATCATGTCCATCCTTGAAGAGGAGTGCATGTTTCCCAAAGCCAGTGATGCAACCTTTAAAGCAAAGCTTTATGACAACCACCTTGGGAAATCCAACAACTTTCAGAAACCAAGAGCAATCAAAGGGAAGCCAGAGTCTCATTTTTCTCTGATTCACTATGCTGGTACTGTTGACTATAATATCAACAACTGGCTGGTGAAGAATAAGGACCCACTGAATGAGACTGTTGTTGGACTATTTCAAAAGTCAACACTCAAGCTCCTGTCAATGCTCTTTGCTAATTATGCTGGGACAGAGTCTG CTCAAGAGAATAGTAAGGGAGGCAAAGGAGGTGGAAGTAAGAAGAAAGGCTCCTCCTTCCAAACTGTTTCTGCGCTTCACAGG GAAAACTTGAATAAGTTAATGACAAACCTAAGAtcaactcaccctcattttgtgcGCTGCATCATACCTAATGAGACAAAGACTCCTGGTGCGATGGAGAACCCTTTGGTCATGCACCAGCTACGCTGTAACGGTGTACTGGAGGGCATCAGGATTTGCAGGAAGGGCTTCCCCAATAGAATTCTCTATGGAGATTTCAAAcagag GTACCGTATCCTAAATCCTGCAGCCATACCTGAAGGTCAGTTCATAGATAGCAGGAAAGGAGCTGAGAAACTCTTGGGTTCACTGGATATTGATCATAATCAATATAAGTTTGGACACACAAAG GTGTTCTTCAAGGCTGGTTTACTGGGTCAGTTGGAAGAAATGAGAGATGACAGACTATCTCTGATCATTAGTGGTATTCAAGCTAGATCCAGAGGACTCCTTGCAAGGGTTGAGTTCCAGAAGATAGTTGAAAGAAG GGATGCCCTACTGGTTATCCAGTGGAATGTCCGTGCCTTCATGGGGGTGAAGAATTGGCCCTGGATGAAGCTATTCTTCAAGATCAAACCTCTACTCAAGTCAGCAGAAGCAGAAAAAGAGATGGCAAATATGAAAGATGAGTTTGCCAAGCTCAAAGAGGCTTATGCTAAATCTGAAGCACGAAGGAAAGAACTAGAAGAAAAAATGGTATCTCTTCTCCAAGAGAAGAATGACCTACAGCTTCAAGTCCAAGCG GAGCAAGACAATCTCTGTGACGCAGAAGAGCGATGTGACCAGCTCATCAAAAACAAAATCCAGCTTGAGGCAAAAGCCAAAGAGCTCACAGAGCGActtgaggatgaggaggagatgAACGCAGAGCTGACAGCTAAGAAGAGGAAGCTGGAGGATGAGTGCTCTGAGCTGAAGAAAGACATTGATGATCTGGAGCTGACTCTAGCTAAAGTGGAGAAAGAGAAGCATGCTACTGAGAACAAG GTGAAGAACCTGACAGAGGAAATGGCAGCTTTGGATGACATTATTGCAAAGCTAACCAAGGAGAAGAAGGCCTTGCAGGAAGCTCACCAGCAGACACTGGATGACCTGCAAAGTGAGGAGGACAAAGTCAACACCCTCACCAAGGCAAAAGCAAAGCTGGAGCAGCAAGTGGATGAT TTGGAAGGATCTCTTGAGCAAGAAAAAAAGGTCCGTATGGATCTGGAAAGAGCCAAGAGGAAACTAGAAGGAGATTTGAAGTTAACCCAGGAAAGCTTGATGGACCTAGAAAATGACAAACAGCAGTTAGATGAGCGACTTAAAAA GAAAGACTTTGAGATCAGTCAGCTCAATGGCAAAATTGAGGATGAACAAATTATTAGTATTCAACTACAGAAAAAACTGAAGGAACTTCAG GCACGTATTGAGGAGCTGGAAGAAGAGCTTGAGGCCGAAAGAGCTGCCAGAGCCAAGGTGGAGAAACAGAGAGCAGATTTAGCCAGAGAGCTGGAGGAGATCAGTGAGAGACTGGAGGAGGCTGGAGGAGCTACAGCAGCTCAGATTGAGATGAATAAGAAACGAGAGGCAGAGTTTCAGAAGCTTCGCAGAGACCTTGAAGAGGCCACTCTGCAGCACGAGGCCACTGCTGCCACACTGAGGAAGAAACAAGCCGACAGTGTGGCAGATTTGGGagagcaaatagacaatctgcagAGAGTCAAACAAAAACTGGAAAAGGAGAAAAGTGAACTCAGACTTGAGCTGGATGATGTGGTCTCCAGCATGGAGCATGTTGTTAAGATGAAG GTAAATCTTGAGAAGACCTGCAGGTCTTTGGAAGATCAAATGATTGAATACAGAACAAAATATGAAGAGGGCCAGCGTTGCATCAATGACTTCACAATGCAAAAATCTAAACTACAATCTGAAAATG GTGAACTTGCAAGACAGCTGGAGGAGAAGGAATCTCTCGTCTCCCAGCTAACTAGAAGCAAGATGTCTTATACTCAGCAAACTGAAGATCTTAAAAGGCAACTGGAAGAAGAAACTAAG GCGAAGAATGCCCTAGCTCATGCTGTACAGTCAGCCCGTCACGACACAGATCTGCTCAGAGAGCAGTatgaggaggagcaggaggccaAAGCAGAGCTACAGCGAAGCATGTCCAAAGCTAATTCTGAGGTGGCTCAGTGGAGAACAAAGTATGAAACTGATGCCATCCAGAGGACTGAGGAGCTGGAGGAAGCCAA GAAGAAACTGGCTCAACGTTTGCAGGAGGCTGAAGAAGCTGTTGAAGCAGTAAATGCGAAATGTTCATCTCTTGAAAAGACCAAACACAGACTCCAAAATGAGATTGAAGATCTTATGGCGGACCTGGAGAGGTCTAATGCAGCTGCAGCAGCCTTGGACAAGAAGCAAAGAAACTTTGATAAG GTCCTGGCTGAGTggaagcagaagtatgaagagTCACAGGCTGAGCTAGAGGGCTCTCAGAAGGAAGCCAGATGTCTGAGTACGGAACTTTTTAAGCTGAAGAACTCCTATGAAGAATCTTTGGATCACCTGGAGACCatgaagagagaaaataaaaatctccAAG AGGAGATTTCTGATATCACTGAGCAACTTGGTGAGGGAGGAAAGAGCATCCATGAACTGGAGAAAATGAGAAAACAGCTGGAGCAAGAAAAAAGTGAGATTCAGTCTGCTCTGGAAGAGGCAGAA GCCTCATTGGAGCACGAGGAGGGCAAGATTCTGCGAGCTCAGCTAGAATTCAACCAGACAAAGGCTGATATTGAGCGCAAACTAGCTGAGAAGGACGAAGAGATGGAGCAGAGCAAACGCAATTTGCAAAGGACCATCGATACTCTGCAAAGTTCTTTGGAGTCAGAAACACGAAGCAGGAATGAGGCCCTCAGAATAAAGAAGAAGATGGAAGGGGATCTAAACGAGATGGAGATCCAGCTTAGTCAGGCAAACAGACAAGCAGCGGAGGCTCAAAAACAACTCAAGAGTGTCCAAGCACATCTGAAA GATGCTCAGCTTCAGCTGGATGACTCTTTGAGAACAAATGAAGATCTCAAGGAGAACACCGCCATTGTAGAGAGACGCAACAATCTTCTGCAGGCTGAACTAGAGGAGCTGAGGGCAGCTCTTGAGCAAACTGAGAGAGGCCGCAAGCTTGCAGAGCAAGAGCTGCTGGATATCAGTGAAAGAGTGCAGCTACTGCACTCCCAG AATACAAGCCTCTTGAATCAGAAGAAGAAGCTGGAGACTGACATATCCCAGCTTCAGAGTGAGGTGGAAGAGGCAGTGCAAGAATGCAGGAATGCTGAAGAAAAAGCCAAGAAGGCCATCACTGATGCTGCCATGATGGCTGAGGAGCTGAAGAAGGAGCAGGACACAAGCGCTCACTTGGAGCGTATGAAGAAGAACATGGAGCAGACCATTAAGGACCTGCAGCACCGCCTGGATGAAGCAGAACAAATTGCTATGAAGGGAGGCAAGAAACAAGTCCAGAAACTGGAGGCTAGG GTGAGGGAGCTGGAGAATGAAGTAGAATCAGAGCAGAAAAAGAGCAGTGAGGCGGTGAAAGGAATTCGCAAATATGAGAGGCGTATTAAAGAACTGACCTACCag ACTGAGGAAGATCGCAAGAATCTGGCTCGTCTGCAAGATCTAGTTGATAAGCTTCAGCTAAAAGTCAAGGCTTACAAGAGGTCTGCAGAGGAAGCT GAGGAACAAGCCAACACACATATTAGCAAGTTACGGAAAATCCAGCATGAACTTGATGAAGCAGAAGAAAGGGCTGACATTGCAGAGTCACAAGTCAACAAACTGCGTGCCAAAAGTCGTGATGTTGGTTCTAAG AAGGGACATGATGAAGAGTAA